GGTCAACTATTTTGTGTTCTTTAATAACTGTCAGCAAAAGTTAGAGATAAGGGTAGTTTATGGAATGACCTAGAATAATGTAGCCTGTGCTAAAAAGAAGGCAAAACCTttctaaggtttttgttttttgggttttctgCTGCTGGAAGCTCTCCAGCAAACCCAACCAGACCTCTTTCTACTCACTCACTCAAACTCCAGACCGCCTCAAAGATGTAGACGCTCCCTTCAGAGAATGATTGTGGAGCAATGTCTCCACCTTGTCGTGAGGAAAAGCAAACTCTCTTCAGATGGACCAATTTCAGATGAGTTGGCATGCTGCCGGCAAGGTTGCTGTCCCCTAGGAAATGCTACATAAATTACATGTCCTCAACCACTTGTGTGTCAAACACCCACCAAATCCATCTCTCAGACATTTGAGATGTGGCTTACTCGTTGAATAAATGTTGTTAAAGCTGATTATTTCAAGAAACTTTTTCTAAGtactacagaaaatacaaaggtTAATAAAGAAATTTTTGACTCAGTGAGCAAGAAGTGAAAAACAACtataacaatacaataaaaagataatatataataaaattacgGGAGGTACAGAGGAAAGACACATTTATTTGGAAGAGAAGGCTTTATAGAAAAGACAGCATTTATTGAGGAAAGACTTACAGGATAAATAGGACTTGAAAGGCTGATGATTCCAAACTGAAAGAGTGCCATGAGCAAACACACAGTTGTGTGaaaatggataaagaatcaaAATATTGCAAAGAATCTATTATATCCAAAGCTCAAAGTTTGTGGAAGGATATAATGAAAGAAGAACCTTGGAAACAGGTcattaagaatgctgaatatcaAATTTCCCCTAAGGAGTGTTGATTTATGTGGATACTACTTGGATTTTTCCTTGTTTGATTTGTGAGAGTTGTGCTTTTCTCTCACAGATTTCCTCTACTCTTTTTTATCAATCCAAAAACTAGTGAAAGGTATCAAAGATTCTGGCAATGTTTAAACAGCAACACCCTCGAATATGAACTCTTTATGGATGAAGACCCAATATTGGTATAAACACAAGAACAAAAGTTATTGAAAGCAGGTAATATTAGTATAGGCAAAGGGATTCATTGAGAAATTAGGAATAAAAGTTTTGGTTAAGAAAAGTAAGAAAGGATAAATTTCGGTTCTGAGCCTTTCTTGGGCCACCTTGCACATCACCACTCTTTTGTCTAACACACAGATTCACCAGAAACCACACATGAAACAGGTAACCCCAGAGGCTCCGCAGATAAGCCTGAGTAGTCAGTGGTGGGAAGATACATCCTTCCCACAAATAAAGTACACCTTCAGCCCTCTCTCCTTTCAGTTCCAGGTTGTCCTCAGGTCCCCAGCATCACGATTCTTGATGCTGAACACCTTTGATCAGCCCTCCCCAGCAAAGGTCAGAGGAGCCATGGGGAACCGCACCACTGTCACCGAGTTTGCCCTGCTGGGGCTCTCAGACACCTGTGAGCTGCAGATGCTCATCTTCCTGGGGCGCCTCCTGACCTACCTCCTCACATTGCTGGGAACCTGCTCATCATGGTCATCACCCTCATGGACAGgcacctccacacccccatgtactaCTTCCTCTGCAACTTTGCTGTCCTGGAGATCTGGTTCACCTCGGTCATCTTTCCCAAGGTGCTGACCAACATCCTCACAGGATACAAGACCATCTCCCTCCCAGGCTGCTTCCTGCAaagtttcctctattttttcttgGGCACCACAGAGTTCTTCCTCCTGGCGGTGAAGTCCTTTGACAGGTATGTGGCCATATGTAACACTTTGCATTATGCCACCATCATGAGCAAAAGGGTCTGTGTCCAGCTAGTCCTCTGTTCGTGGATGACAGGATTCCTTCTCATCATTGTTCCAAGTTTTCTCATCCTTCAGCAGCCATTCTATGGCCCCAACATCATTAACGATTTCTTCTGTGACAACTTTCCCCTCCTGGAACTCATTTGTGCAGACATGACTCTGATAGAGCTCCTGGGTTTTGTTACAGCCAACGTCAGCTTAGTGGGCACTCTGTCCCATGATGGCCACTTGCTATGGCCACATCCTCCACGCCATTCTGCACATCCCCTCAGCCAAAGAGAAGCAGAAAGCCTTCTCCACCTGCTCCTCCCACATCATTGTCGTGTCTCTCTTCTATGGCAGCTGCATCTTCATGTACATTCAGTCAGGCAAAAGTGACCAGAAGGAAGACAGGAACAAGGTGGTGGCATTGCTTAACACTGTGGTGACCCCGATGCTCAACCCCTTCATCTACACCCTGAGGAACAAACAGGTGAAGCAGGTGTTTAGGGAGCAGGTGAGCAAACTCCTCTTATAAAGCTGTGTAACAAAAAACTGAAGCTCAGCATCCCCAGAGAAGCTAAGAGAAAACAGGCCCCTTGAAACAACTGAGCCTTTCCCATTCAGAAAAAGCTCTGATGATATGTTTGTACATGATGTGTTTCTATGGGATCAGTCACTATGCAATTCAGCATAAACTCTTTGGACCCTCTGGCACTATTAGTTAGTGGATTTGAATATTTCTGTTCATTCCATCTGTATCTGCCTGGCTTCCAACAAAATACAAGTTCTTTGAAAGCAGAAACTAGCTCTATAACTCACTATAAGCCTCAAGTGTCAATCCATTGTCATAGACCATAtagattcttaaaaaatatttgtgtgcTGATTGATCACTTTGTGTCTGTTTC
The genomic region above belongs to Pongo pygmaeus isolate AG05252 chromosome 15, NHGRI_mPonPyg2-v2.0_pri, whole genome shotgun sequence and contains:
- the LOC129013235 gene encoding LOW QUALITY PROTEIN: olfactory receptor 6E1-like (The sequence of the model RefSeq protein was modified relative to this genomic sequence to represent the inferred CDS: inserted 1 base in 1 codon; deleted 1 base in 1 codon), with the translated sequence MGNRTTVTEFALLGLSDTCELQMLIFLGRLLTYLLTLXGNLLIMVITLMDRHLHTPMYYFLCNFAVLEIWFTSVIFPKVLTNILTGYKTISLPGCFLQSFLYFFLGTTEFFLLAVKSFDRYVAICNTLHYATIMSKRVCVQLVLCSWMTGFLLIIVPSFLILQQPFYGPNIINDFFCDNFPLLELICADMTLIELLGFVTANVSLVGTLSMMATCYGHILHAILHIPSAKEKQKAFSTCSSHIIVVSLFYGSCIFMYIQSGKSDQKEDRNKVVALLNTVVTPMLNPFIYTLRNKQVKQVFREQVSKLLL